A genomic stretch from Vibrio algarum includes:
- the trxA gene encoding thioredoxin TrxA: MSDKFLQLSDESFENDVIKAAGPVLVDFWAEWCGPCKMIAPILDEIADEYEGKLTIGKLNIDQNAGTPPKFGIRGIPTLLLFKDGSVAATKVGALSKSQLKEFLDANL, from the coding sequence ATGAGTGACAAATTTTTGCAGCTATCAGATGAAAGTTTTGAAAACGATGTAATCAAAGCTGCAGGGCCGGTATTAGTTGATTTTTGGGCTGAATGGTGTGGACCTTGTAAAATGATTGCACCTATTCTAGATGAGATCGCAGACGAATACGAAGGCAAACTCACTATCGGTAAACTAAATATCGACCAAAATGCGGGCACACCACCTAAATTTGGTATTCGTGGTATACCTACGTTACTTCTTTTTAAAGATGGTAGTGTAGCAGCAACGAAAGTTGGTGCACTTTCTAAATCTCAATTAAAAGAGTTTTTAGACGCAAACCTGTAA
- the fre gene encoding NAD(P)H-flavin reductase, whose product MTIRCKVKSIESLTCNTYKILLHPETPVEFKAGQYLMVVMGDKDKRPFSIASSPCRNEGELELHIGAAEENSYATEVIEKMNEAQTKGDDVEIDAPHGDAWLKSGDRPILLIAGGTGFSYVRSIIDHCVSQNIKTPIYLYWGARSDGQLYAFNEMKALSEKFDNIHFVPVVESAPNIWNGKTGNVLSAVIADFESLEDFDIYIAGRFEMAGAAREQFSLQKNADRERIFGDAYSFI is encoded by the coding sequence ATGACGATTCGCTGTAAAGTAAAGTCCATTGAGTCCTTAACATGCAATACTTATAAAATATTGCTTCATCCTGAAACACCAGTTGAATTCAAAGCTGGTCAGTATCTAATGGTTGTTATGGGTGACAAAGATAAAAGACCATTTTCCATTGCGAGTAGCCCATGCCGAAATGAAGGAGAGCTTGAACTTCATATAGGAGCAGCGGAAGAGAATTCCTACGCAACGGAAGTTATCGAAAAAATGAATGAAGCTCAGACTAAAGGTGACGACGTAGAAATCGACGCACCGCACGGAGATGCTTGGCTGAAAAGTGGAGACCGGCCCATTTTACTCATTGCTGGAGGCACAGGGTTTAGTTATGTGCGTTCTATCATTGATCATTGTGTAAGTCAGAATATTAAGACACCAATATATCTTTATTGGGGAGCAAGATCTGATGGGCAGCTCTATGCATTTAACGAAATGAAAGCGTTGTCTGAGAAGTTCGATAATATTCACTTTGTTCCTGTAGTAGAAAGTGCACCTAATATATGGAATGGCAAAACAGGTAACGTTTTGTCTGCAGTTATTGCTGATTTTGAAAGTTTAGAAGATTTTGATATCTATATAGCGGGACGTTTCGAAATGGCGGGAGCAGCAAGAGAACAATTTAGTCTACAAAAGAACGCAGATAGAGAACGAATCTTCGGTGATGCTTATTCGTTTATCTAG
- the rho gene encoding transcription termination factor Rho, with protein MNLTELKNRPVSELVKLGESLGLENLARLRKQDIIFSTLKAHAKSGEDIFGDGVLEILQDGFGFLRSADSSYLAGPDDIYVSPSQIRRFNLRTGDSIAGKIRPPKDGERYFALLKVNTVNHDKPDNARNKILFENLTPLHANERMIMERGNGSTEDITARVLDLASPIGKGQRGLIVAPPKAGKTMLLQNIAQSIAHNHPECELMVLLIDERPEEVTEMQRLVKGEVIASTFDEPASRHVQVADMVIEKAKRLVEHKKDVVILLDSITRLARAYNTVVPSSGKVLTGGVDANALHRPKRFFGAARNVEEGGSLTIIATALVDTGSKMDEVIYEEFKGTGNMELHLNRKIAEKRVFPAIDFNRSGTRREELLTKADELQKMWILRKIVHPMGETDAMEFLIDKLAMTKTNNEFFDAMRRQ; from the coding sequence ATGAATCTGACTGAATTGAAGAACAGGCCTGTATCTGAGCTTGTTAAACTTGGTGAAAGCCTCGGTCTGGAAAACCTTGCTCGTCTACGTAAACAAGACATTATTTTCTCTACTCTTAAAGCCCACGCGAAAAGTGGTGAAGACATTTTTGGAGATGGTGTACTAGAAATCCTTCAAGACGGTTTTGGATTTCTACGTAGTGCAGATAGTTCCTATCTTGCGGGTCCAGATGATATCTATGTATCACCAAGCCAAATACGCCGTTTTAACTTACGTACTGGTGACTCAATTGCCGGAAAAATTCGTCCGCCTAAAGATGGTGAACGTTATTTTGCGCTACTAAAAGTTAACACTGTTAACCATGATAAACCTGACAATGCCCGTAATAAGATTCTTTTTGAAAACCTAACGCCTCTACATGCAAACGAACGCATGATTATGGAGCGCGGAAATGGTTCGACTGAAGATATCACGGCACGTGTTTTAGATTTGGCTTCACCTATTGGTAAAGGCCAACGTGGCTTGATTGTTGCTCCGCCAAAAGCGGGTAAAACAATGTTGCTGCAAAACATTGCTCAGAGTATTGCTCACAATCACCCTGAATGTGAATTGATGGTTTTACTTATCGATGAACGCCCAGAAGAAGTGACAGAAATGCAACGCCTTGTTAAAGGTGAAGTAATTGCGTCAACTTTTGATGAGCCAGCTTCACGTCACGTACAAGTGGCAGATATGGTAATCGAGAAAGCAAAACGTCTTGTAGAACATAAAAAAGATGTTGTGATACTACTTGATTCTATTACTCGTCTCGCACGTGCTTATAACACGGTAGTACCATCATCCGGTAAAGTACTAACAGGTGGTGTTGATGCGAATGCACTCCACCGTCCAAAGCGTTTCTTTGGTGCTGCACGTAATGTTGAAGAGGGTGGTAGTTTAACTATTATCGCAACTGCATTGGTTGATACGGGCTCTAAAATGGATGAAGTTATCTACGAAGAGTTTAAAGGTACAGGTAACATGGAGCTGCATCTTAATCGTAAAATTGCGGAAAAACGTGTATTCCCTGCTATTGATTTCAACCGTTCTGGAACTCGTCGTGAAGAATTACTAACAAAAGCTGATGAGCTACAGAAAATGTGGATTCTACGTAAGATTGTTCATCCAATGGGTGAAACTGACGCAATGGAATTCTTGATCGACAAATTAGCAATGACCAAAACAAATAATGAGTTCTTTGACGCGATGCGCAGACAATAA
- the recQ gene encoding ATP-dependent DNA helicase RecQ, with translation MTSKLLAQQIDTQQPDPESILNDVFGYQKYRDGQGEVIRAALNNQDSLVIMPTGGGKSLCYQIPALVKEGLTIVISPLISLMKDQVDQLKANGVAAGCLNSSMTREELSSVFTRMNNGKLKLLYVSPERALTQDFTERLSWVKVSMIAVDEAHCISQWGHDFRPEYAALGQLRMQFPTVPFMALTATADDATRKDIVSRLHLNQALIYLGSFDRPNIRYNLVEKHKPVSQVIRFLATQKGQCGIIYCGSRKKVEMLTEKLCNNHIRAAGYHAGMDTDERAYVQDAFQKDDIQIVVATVAFGMGINKPNVRFVVHFDIPRNIESYYQETGRAGRDGLPAEAMMLFDPADMGWLRKILDEKPDGEQKRVETHKLNAMSAFAEAQTCRRQVLLNYFGEYRHEPCGNCDICLDPPKHFDATEAAQKALSCVYRVNQGFGMGYVVEVLRGMQNIRVRENGHDKLSTYGIGREHSHDYWISIMRQLVHKGLLFQNITRNSTLQLTEEARPLLRGNMDIELAVPRLDTAIRAAKSNKLANRNYDKKLFVKLRKLRKSIADADGLPPYVVFSDATLIDMADMLPTSYGEMLAVNGVGQVKLEKYADEFLDTIQEHITHGEE, from the coding sequence ATGACTTCTAAGCTTTTAGCTCAGCAAATCGATACCCAACAGCCTGATCCAGAATCAATATTAAATGATGTGTTTGGATATCAGAAATATCGTGATGGCCAAGGTGAAGTTATTAGAGCAGCACTAAATAACCAAGATAGCCTAGTTATTATGCCTACGGGTGGTGGTAAATCACTGTGTTATCAGATTCCTGCATTAGTGAAAGAGGGGCTGACTATAGTCATTTCGCCACTTATTTCGTTGATGAAAGATCAGGTCGACCAACTTAAAGCAAATGGTGTTGCGGCAGGCTGCTTAAATTCATCCATGACAAGAGAAGAACTATCATCTGTTTTTACCCGGATGAATAACGGTAAACTTAAGCTATTGTATGTATCACCAGAAAGAGCATTAACTCAAGATTTTACAGAACGCTTATCTTGGGTAAAAGTATCAATGATCGCGGTTGATGAAGCACACTGTATTTCTCAATGGGGACATGATTTCAGACCTGAATACGCCGCTTTAGGTCAACTTAGAATGCAGTTTCCCACGGTTCCTTTTATGGCATTAACGGCCACTGCTGACGATGCGACGAGAAAAGATATCGTTTCTAGGTTGCATCTAAATCAGGCATTGATTTACCTGGGAAGTTTTGACCGCCCAAATATTCGTTACAATCTTGTAGAGAAACATAAACCTGTTTCTCAAGTGATTCGTTTTCTGGCTACACAAAAAGGCCAATGTGGCATTATTTATTGTGGAAGCCGGAAAAAGGTAGAGATGTTAACGGAGAAATTATGCAATAACCATATTCGTGCCGCTGGCTATCATGCGGGTATGGACACTGATGAGCGTGCTTATGTACAGGATGCATTTCAGAAAGATGATATTCAAATAGTGGTTGCTACCGTTGCTTTTGGAATGGGTATCAATAAGCCCAATGTGCGATTTGTCGTGCATTTCGATATCCCAAGAAATATCGAATCCTATTATCAAGAAACAGGTCGAGCAGGTCGAGATGGTCTTCCAGCCGAAGCGATGATGCTGTTTGACCCTGCGGATATGGGGTGGTTGCGTAAAATATTGGACGAAAAGCCTGATGGTGAGCAAAAACGAGTAGAAACCCATAAACTTAACGCTATGAGTGCATTTGCAGAAGCGCAAACTTGCCGTCGACAAGTTTTGTTGAACTATTTTGGTGAGTATAGACATGAGCCATGCGGAAACTGTGACATATGCTTGGATCCACCAAAGCACTTTGATGCAACAGAAGCTGCTCAAAAAGCACTTTCATGTGTGTATCGGGTTAATCAAGGTTTCGGTATGGGCTATGTTGTGGAAGTTTTAAGAGGTATGCAAAATATACGTGTTAGAGAAAATGGTCATGACAAGCTTTCGACCTATGGTATAGGTCGTGAGCATAGCCATGATTATTGGATCAGTATTATGCGTCAGCTTGTTCACAAAGGTTTGCTTTTCCAAAATATTACTCGAAACTCAACATTGCAGCTAACCGAAGAAGCTAGGCCTCTTTTACGCGGAAATATGGATATTGAGCTTGCAGTACCAAGACTAGACACCGCAATAAGAGCTGCCAAATCCAACAAGTTGGCTAATCGTAACTACGACAAAAAATTGTTCGTGAAATTACGTAAGTTGCGTAAATCCATTGCGGATGCAGATGGTTTGCCACCTTACGTGGTATTTAGTGATGCGACCTTAATTGATATGGCTGATATGTTACCAACATCATATGGTGAAATGCTTGCAGTAAATGGTGTGGGACAAGTGAAACTTGAAAAATACGCGGACGAGTTTTTAGATACGATTCAGGAGCACATTACTCATGGAGAAGAATAA
- a CDS encoding 2Fe-2S iron-sulfur cluster-binding protein, whose product MSHKVTLLSNDLEFEVPTGQTILEAALNNNISFPHRCQVGACAMCMCRKVEGEVSYHLDPVLTDREIQRGWIFPCQAYAETNLKLTFEE is encoded by the coding sequence ATGAGTCATAAAGTAACACTGCTTTCAAATGATCTAGAATTTGAAGTACCAACAGGACAAACGATACTCGAAGCCGCGCTCAACAATAATATAAGCTTCCCACATCGATGTCAGGTTGGTGCATGCGCTATGTGCATGTGCCGTAAGGTAGAGGGAGAGGTTTCATATCATTTAGACCCAGTATTGACCGATAGAGAAATACAAAGAGGTTGGATCTTTCCTTGCCAAGCATATGCAGAAACTAATCTTAAACTTACCTTTGAAGAGTAA
- the rhlB gene encoding ATP-dependent RNA helicase RhlB, which translates to MKKTHITEHKFADFGLLPQVIEGLDKKGFEYCTPIQALALPVLLTGQDIAGQAQTGTGKTLAFLTAAFNHLLTTPEQEGRKPNQPRAIIMAPTRELAIQIYNDAESLVESTGLKAGLAYGGESYDKQVSKLEQGVDILIGTTGRIIDFYKQKVFNLNHIQVVVLDEADRMFDLGFIKDIRFLFRRMPEPTDRLNMLFSATLSYRVQELAFEHMHNPEHVVVEPEQKTGHRIQEELFYPSNEHKMALLQTIVEEEWPDRAIVFANTKYKCDSIWGHLAADGHRVGLLTGDVPQKKRERILEQFTQGEVDILVATDVAARGLHIPQVTHVFNYDLPDDCEDYVHRIGRTGRAGESGHSISFACEEYAINLTAIEEYIEHTIPLSEYDPEALLDDLPQALRMRTRPSNNRKPSGGPRNGNRNNKRSNYRPRQPRS; encoded by the coding sequence ATGAAAAAGACGCATATCACAGAGCACAAATTCGCCGACTTCGGTTTATTACCGCAAGTCATTGAAGGATTAGATAAAAAAGGGTTCGAATATTGTACCCCTATCCAAGCCTTGGCGTTGCCGGTATTGCTCACCGGCCAAGATATAGCAGGCCAGGCCCAAACGGGTACTGGTAAAACGTTAGCGTTTCTTACTGCTGCTTTTAATCACTTACTAACAACACCGGAGCAAGAAGGAAGAAAACCGAACCAACCTCGTGCCATCATTATGGCGCCAACCCGTGAATTAGCTATTCAAATCTACAACGATGCCGAATCGTTAGTAGAATCTACAGGGCTAAAAGCAGGGCTTGCATACGGTGGTGAAAGTTACGATAAACAAGTGTCAAAGCTTGAACAAGGCGTTGATATTCTGATTGGTACAACTGGCCGAATTATCGATTTTTATAAACAAAAAGTTTTTAATTTGAACCATATTCAAGTCGTTGTACTTGATGAAGCCGATAGAATGTTTGACTTAGGCTTTATCAAAGATATTCGCTTTCTTTTCCGCCGCATGCCTGAACCGACAGATCGCCTAAACATGCTTTTTTCAGCTACGCTCTCTTATCGTGTACAAGAGTTAGCTTTTGAGCATATGCACAACCCAGAACATGTTGTGGTAGAGCCTGAACAAAAAACAGGACACCGCATCCAGGAAGAGTTATTTTATCCATCAAACGAGCATAAGATGGCTCTACTCCAAACCATTGTTGAAGAAGAGTGGCCAGATCGTGCGATCGTTTTTGCCAACACAAAATATAAGTGTGATTCAATCTGGGGTCACCTAGCCGCAGATGGTCATCGCGTTGGCCTTTTAACTGGTGATGTGCCACAAAAGAAAAGAGAACGCATTTTAGAACAGTTTACTCAGGGCGAAGTTGACATCTTAGTCGCGACAGATGTTGCAGCGCGTGGATTACATATTCCTCAGGTGACTCACGTATTTAACTACGACTTGCCTGACGATTGTGAAGATTACGTTCACAGGATTGGCCGTACAGGCCGGGCCGGTGAAAGCGGACATTCGATCAGTTTCGCTTGTGAAGAATACGCTATTAATCTGACGGCAATCGAAGAATACATTGAACACACCATACCTTTGTCTGAATATGATCCAGAAGCACTGCTTGATGATCTACCGCAAGCACTTCGAATGCGAACAAGACCAAGCAACAATCGTAAACCTTCAGGTGGCCCTCGTAACGGTAATCGCAATAATAAGCGCAGCAACTACCGCCCACGTCAACCTCGTAGTTAA
- a CDS encoding 7-cyano-7-deazaguanine/7-aminomethyl-7-deazaguanine transporter: MNNFTPAQMRKALSILVLFHLVIIASSNYLVQLPFTIFGMHTTWGAFTFPFIFLATDLTVRVFGAKLARKIIFVVMIPALIVSYLLSVIFFEGQFQGFGNLSEFNLFVARIAAASFMAYLLGQILDVHVFNRLRKLKQWWVAPTSSTLFGNALDTLAFFSIAFYQSPDAFMAEHWQEIALVDYGFKLVISLGLFVPMYGMLLNYLVKKLTAENPELKITGVNA; this comes from the coding sequence ATGAATAATTTTACCCCAGCGCAGATGCGCAAAGCACTTTCTATTTTGGTTCTATTCCACTTAGTGATCATTGCATCAAGTAATTATTTGGTTCAATTACCGTTTACTATCTTCGGTATGCACACTACTTGGGGGGCATTTACCTTCCCATTTATTTTTCTTGCGACAGACCTAACCGTGCGTGTTTTCGGCGCAAAACTGGCGAGAAAAATTATATTTGTGGTTATGATTCCTGCTCTAATCGTGTCCTATTTATTGTCTGTTATTTTCTTTGAGGGGCAATTCCAAGGTTTTGGCAACTTATCTGAGTTTAATCTGTTTGTTGCTCGTATCGCCGCCGCAAGCTTTATGGCATATCTACTGGGTCAAATACTCGATGTTCATGTCTTTAATCGCTTACGTAAATTGAAACAGTGGTGGGTTGCCCCGACGTCTTCAACCTTATTTGGTAATGCACTCGATACTCTAGCGTTTTTCTCGATAGCGTTTTATCAAAGTCCTGATGCGTTTATGGCTGAGCATTGGCAAGAGATAGCTCTGGTTGACTATGGTTTTAAACTTGTCATAAGCTTGGGCTTATTCGTACCAATGTATGGAATGCTGCTTAACTACTTAGTTAAGAAGTTAACAGCGGAGAATCCAGAGCTAAAAATTACTGGTGTGAACGCTTAA
- the gppA gene encoding guanosine-5'-triphosphate,3'-diphosphate diphosphatase, translating into MNQTVSSPLYAAIDLGSNSFHMLVVRHIDGSVQTMAKIKRKVRLAAGLNENNTLSPEAMQRGWDCLRLFAERLQDIPTENICIVGTATLRTAINVDVFLKQANEILGYDINVISGEEEAATIYKGVAHTSGGLGRRLVVDIGGASTELIIGEGFEAKALTSVKMGCVTWLEKHFKDRQLNKHNFDAAIDAAKATLHPILNQYTNIGWDVCVGASGTVQALQEIMLAQGMDEVITHSKLKRLQKQAMLADHLEELEIDGLTLERALVFPSGLSILIAIFELLKIDTMTLAGGALREGMVYEMMAEMQQDDIRSRTISSIQSRYQIDGPYGDQVFAVSSSLLKQCGGTTWIPEPQAVTLLEAASKLHEIGLTIDFKSGGQHSAYLLQNLDLPGFTRAQKFYIGELTRRYREQISSLPEQHAISELSGKRILRLLRIAVILTHRRSSELEPEYHIESDQDALVISIKKSWLEKNPLTAAELEIESNRQSDIGWPLVIKAR; encoded by the coding sequence ATGAATCAAACAGTCTCATCGCCGCTCTATGCGGCCATTGACCTAGGTTCGAATAGTTTCCACATGCTTGTTGTGCGTCATATTGATGGAAGCGTTCAGACAATGGCAAAAATTAAGCGAAAAGTACGCTTAGCTGCTGGACTCAATGAAAATAACACCCTTAGCCCTGAAGCCATGCAACGCGGTTGGGATTGTTTAAGATTATTTGCTGAAAGACTACAGGATATTCCTACGGAAAATATCTGCATTGTTGGCACTGCAACACTCAGAACGGCCATTAATGTGGATGTTTTTCTAAAACAAGCAAATGAAATTCTTGGGTATGACATTAATGTTATATCTGGTGAAGAAGAAGCAGCCACAATATATAAAGGTGTCGCACATACATCAGGCGGCTTAGGCCGCAGACTTGTGGTCGACATTGGTGGAGCAAGCACCGAACTCATTATTGGGGAAGGTTTTGAAGCCAAGGCATTAACCAGTGTCAAAATGGGTTGCGTCACTTGGCTAGAAAAGCACTTTAAAGATAGACAGCTAAATAAGCACAACTTCGATGCAGCAATTGACGCTGCTAAAGCAACATTACATCCTATTCTGAACCAATACACCAACATAGGTTGGGACGTGTGTGTCGGCGCTAGTGGGACAGTTCAAGCACTACAAGAAATCATGTTGGCACAGGGTATGGACGAAGTAATCACTCACTCCAAACTCAAAAGATTACAAAAACAAGCGATGTTAGCCGACCATTTAGAAGAACTCGAAATCGACGGTTTGACCTTAGAGAGAGCATTAGTATTTCCCAGTGGCCTTTCGATATTAATCGCCATATTTGAGCTTCTAAAAATAGATACGATGACACTAGCTGGTGGGGCTCTACGAGAAGGTATGGTGTACGAGATGATGGCGGAAATGCAGCAAGACGATATACGCTCTAGAACCATTTCGAGCATACAATCTCGTTATCAAATCGACGGCCCCTATGGTGACCAAGTATTCGCTGTGTCTTCTTCTCTACTAAAGCAATGCGGTGGCACAACGTGGATACCAGAACCACAAGCTGTTACATTGCTTGAAGCCGCTTCAAAGCTTCACGAAATAGGATTAACTATCGATTTTAAAAGCGGTGGTCAACACAGCGCTTATCTATTACAAAACCTCGATTTACCCGGTTTTACCCGAGCCCAGAAATTCTATATTGGCGAATTAACACGCCGTTATCGTGAGCAAATATCATCATTACCTGAGCAACATGCTATTTCTGAGTTGAGTGGTAAGCGAATACTCCGCTTATTAAGAATTGCTGTCATTTTAACACACCGAAGAAGCTCTGAGCTTGAACCAGAATACCATATAGAGTCCGACCAAGATGCGTTAGTTATTTCCATTAAGAAGTCATGGCTAGAAAAAAACCCACTAACAGCTGCTGAACTTGAAATTGAATCTAATCGCCAGTCAGATATAGGTTGGCCGTTAGTAATAAAAGCAAGATAG